A single window of Deinococcus sp. KSM4-11 DNA harbors:
- a CDS encoding helix-turn-helix domain-containing protein, with protein sequence MPPVPGDVLITTVQQGKFKLDVVPRGVPWVVPAGSYPPDRGGHVTGDRAFGQEVRERRRTLGLTQKKLARLLGCSPVTVQKLEEGHRRPSPHLARALAQHLNIGAAEIVAFLRSAQEAPVIPRRPVTPPGNPVPDGTRSSALPTPPTPFLGRAPERRTLARLLTRGARPVVTLIGPPGVGKTRLALEVARDVQAEFEQVHFIPLTTVLDARQVWAQTARLLGLTLGARPPLDRLAVHLGRRRILLVLDNFEHVLAAAADLHTLLEQAPGVRVLVTSREALHLSAEQVWALAPLGLPSPEPQALARLRRVPAVALFTERAAASWPEFRLTASTAPDVARIVRWCDGLPLALELAAGQIGPLSAAEVWAALQAAPLALLGEGPLDVPARQRSVHAAVAWTYDRLDHGLQQDFRHLGVFVGGFSAAAAGALGVARLALDALLRLGLVRRHEFQGRYSLLEPLRAFALEHLAFHGELDAAQQEHATQLLHSQDTPIWRSLGWVAAELDNVRAALRWAIGHARPDLALRLALGVSWYLEIHGLQREELAWFDEALAVDGGNAALRLQVMVRSATPAWQVGRHALAAGRLHAALPHVRTLGAAEEVGVLMTLGRVEFEQGNVEEALQHLEAARRLVEPGFGVSLNAGLRFHLADVHAALGEPGQARADVTGGLALCQQEPGLFWEAHLLTVQAALDLNDGQVLSARRALARALDVLAPTLHTRILTLALSYLACTYATQGADSAELQWAARLWGLVEAQREASAQPLAAPHQADLARFMRAAERHVPAAAWQAAWADGRALELHATWKDSLDRLRTEVSVLTLGVPVTRPSLKSG encoded by the coding sequence ATGCCTCCGGTCCCCGGGGATGTCCTCATTACGACCGTCCAACAGGGGAAATTCAAGCTGGATGTCGTGCCACGCGGCGTACCATGGGTCGTACCGGCGGGGTCGTACCCGCCGGATCGTGGGGGGCACGTGACCGGGGACAGGGCATTCGGGCAGGAGGTGCGCGAGCGGCGGCGGACGCTGGGGCTGACCCAGAAGAAACTGGCCCGGCTGCTCGGCTGCTCGCCCGTCACCGTGCAGAAGCTGGAGGAAGGCCACCGCCGCCCTTCCCCCCACCTGGCGCGGGCGCTGGCGCAGCACCTGAACATAGGCGCGGCGGAAATAGTTGCATTCCTGCGCTCGGCTCAGGAGGCGCCTGTCATCCCGCGTCGGCCCGTCACACCGCCTGGGAACCCGGTGCCGGACGGCACCCGCAGCAGCGCGCTGCCGACCCCCCCGACTCCTTTCCTGGGCCGCGCACCGGAACGCCGGACGCTCGCCCGCCTGCTCACGCGGGGAGCGCGTCCCGTCGTGACCCTCATCGGGCCGCCCGGCGTCGGCAAGACCCGCCTGGCCCTGGAGGTGGCCCGTGACGTGCAGGCCGAATTCGAGCAGGTGCACTTCATTCCCCTCACCACGGTGCTGGACGCGCGGCAAGTCTGGGCGCAGACCGCGCGACTACTGGGCCTCACGCTGGGCGCGCGCCCCCCCCTCGACCGCCTCGCGGTGCATTTGGGCCGTCGCCGGATCCTGCTGGTGCTCGACAACTTCGAACACGTCCTGGCCGCCGCGGCCGACCTTCACACGTTGCTGGAGCAGGCGCCCGGCGTGCGTGTACTGGTCACCAGCCGCGAGGCCCTGCACTTGTCCGCCGAACAGGTCTGGGCGCTCGCCCCGCTTGGCCTGCCGTCGCCGGAGCCTCAGGCGCTGGCCCGCTTGCGCCGGGTGCCGGCGGTCGCCCTGTTCACTGAGCGGGCGGCCGCGAGCTGGCCGGAGTTTCGCCTGACAGCGAGTACAGCGCCAGACGTGGCCCGGATCGTCCGCTGGTGTGACGGGCTGCCGCTGGCGCTGGAACTCGCGGCGGGCCAGATCGGGCCGCTCAGTGCCGCCGAGGTCTGGGCGGCGCTGCAAGCTGCGCCGCTGGCCCTGCTGGGTGAGGGCCCGCTGGACGTGCCTGCGCGGCAGCGCAGCGTCCATGCGGCCGTGGCCTGGACCTACGACCGGCTGGATCACGGTCTACAGCAGGACTTCCGGCACCTGGGCGTGTTCGTCGGCGGGTTCAGCGCCGCAGCGGCCGGAGCGCTGGGGGTGGCCCGCCTGGCCCTGGACGCCCTGCTCAGGCTCGGCCTGGTACGCCGCCACGAGTTCCAGGGCCGGTACAGCCTGCTTGAACCTCTTCGGGCCTTCGCGCTGGAGCACTTGGCGTTCCACGGGGAACTGGACGCCGCCCAGCAGGAGCACGCCACCCAGCTGCTGCACTCCCAGGACACCCCGATCTGGCGGTCGCTTGGGTGGGTGGCCGCTGAGCTGGACAACGTGCGGGCGGCCCTGCGCTGGGCCATCGGCCACGCCCGGCCTGACCTGGCCCTGCGGCTGGCGCTGGGGGTCAGCTGGTACCTGGAAATTCACGGCCTCCAGAGAGAGGAGCTCGCGTGGTTCGACGAGGCGCTGGCCGTGGACGGGGGGAACGCCGCCCTGCGCCTACAGGTCATGGTTCGCTCAGCGACGCCAGCGTGGCAGGTGGGCCGGCATGCCCTGGCCGCCGGGCGGCTGCACGCGGCACTACCCCACGTCCGGACGCTGGGTGCCGCCGAGGAGGTCGGTGTCCTCATGACGCTGGGTCGAGTGGAATTCGAACAGGGAAACGTAGAGGAGGCACTTCAGCATCTTGAGGCCGCACGGCGGCTTGTCGAACCTGGGTTCGGCGTCAGTCTGAACGCGGGCCTGAGGTTTCACTTGGCCGATGTCCACGCGGCCTTGGGCGAGCCCGGTCAGGCCCGCGCGGACGTGACCGGGGGTCTAGCCCTGTGCCAGCAGGAGCCCGGCCTATTCTGGGAAGCGCACCTGCTGACGGTTCAGGCTGCCCTGGATCTGAACGACGGTCAGGTGCTTTCCGCCCGCCGGGCATTGGCCCGCGCCCTGGACGTGCTGGCCCCGACCCTGCATACCCGCATTCTGACCCTGGCGCTGTCCTATCTGGCCTGCACGTACGCCACCCAGGGGGCAGACTCCGCCGAATTGCAGTGGGCCGCGCGACTGTGGGGGCTGGTGGAGGCGCAGCGGGAGGCGAGTGCCCAGCCCCTGGCTGCGCCCCATCAGGCCGATCTCGCCCGGTTCATGCGGGCGGCCGAGCGGCACGTGCCAGCGGCCGCGTGGCAGGCGGCCTGGGCGGATGGCCGCGCCCTGGAGCTCCACGCCACCTGGAAGGACAGTCTCGACCGCCTTCGTACGGAGGTCAGTGTCCTGACGCTGGGCGTTCCGGTGACCCGGCCGTCCCTCAAATCAGGCTGA
- the lipA gene encoding lipoyl synthase, translating to MTQTTPPEKEAKFVKNGIYRKDSVRVREQKPEWLKVTIPTGGVYGEVRKIVKEHRLHTVCEEAMCPNIGECWSRGTATFMLMGHICTRACRFCAVDTGNPMGKLDLDEPQHVAESVGLMGLKYVVLTSVDRDDLPDGGAYHFAKTVTAIKKLNPETRVEALTPDFGGNTHCVDLVLDSGVDTYAQNLETVRRLTHPVRDIRADYDQTLAVLAHAKQARPDVITKTSIMLGLGETREEIREAMADCRAAGVDVLTFGQYLRPTMHHLPVERYVTPAEFDEIRTEGMALGFMEVVSGPLVRSSYKAEQIVMDRPGNLPEHLAHLDAGSELSLI from the coding sequence ATGACCCAGACCACACCGCCCGAGAAAGAAGCGAAGTTCGTCAAGAACGGCATCTACCGCAAGGACAGCGTCCGCGTGCGCGAGCAGAAACCCGAGTGGCTCAAGGTCACGATCCCCACCGGCGGCGTGTACGGCGAGGTGCGCAAGATCGTCAAGGAGCACCGCCTGCACACCGTGTGCGAGGAGGCCATGTGCCCGAACATCGGCGAATGCTGGTCGCGCGGCACGGCCACCTTCATGCTGATGGGCCACATCTGCACCCGCGCGTGCCGGTTCTGCGCCGTGGACACCGGTAACCCCATGGGCAAACTCGATCTGGACGAACCGCAGCACGTGGCCGAGAGCGTGGGCCTGATGGGACTGAAGTACGTGGTGCTGACCTCGGTGGACCGGGACGATCTGCCAGACGGCGGCGCGTACCACTTCGCGAAAACCGTCACGGCCATCAAGAAGCTGAACCCCGAGACGCGCGTGGAGGCCCTGACGCCGGACTTCGGCGGGAACACGCACTGCGTGGATCTGGTGCTGGACAGCGGCGTGGACACCTACGCCCAGAATCTGGAGACCGTGCGCCGCCTGACCCACCCCGTGCGCGACATCCGCGCCGACTACGACCAGACCCTGGCCGTGCTGGCCCACGCCAAGCAGGCCCGGCCGGACGTGATCACCAAGACCAGCATCATGCTGGGCCTGGGCGAGACCCGCGAGGAGATCCGCGAAGCCATGGCCGACTGCCGCGCCGCCGGGGTGGACGTCCTGACCTTCGGGCAGTACCTCCGGCCCACCATGCACCACCTGCCGGTGGAGCGCTACGTGACCCCCGCCGAATTCGACGAGATCCGCACCGAGGGCATGGCTCTGGGCTTCATGGAGGTCGTGTCCGGCCCCCTGGTGCGCAGCAGTTACAAGGCCGAGCAGATCGTTATGGACAGACCCGGCAACCTGCCGGAGCACCTCGCGCACCTGGACGCGGGCAGCGAACTCAGCCTGATTTGA
- a CDS encoding CBS domain-containing protein: MLVRDAMHTRAVTADPNDTLPEAVVKMQELHVKRLPVLHDGRLVGILTDGEIRSHLPPLSEGLTPWDFAGRAGRVRVRDAMRTPVHTAQDTEPLERAMTTMFDRHVGGLPVLDDDGRVVGMLTLTDVLRAANRAARLEWGAVEQHMTTAVVSVPADSPAADGAARLKISRLRVLPALEGRTLVGLLHETDVTSAVELAQAGHGPTVMGAQLLLEGRTVRDLMRPPTGFLREGTPMHDALTQMLALDVHGLPVITLDGDLLGVVTISDVLRTVLGREAHSA, from the coding sequence ATGTTAGTCAGGGACGCCATGCACACCCGCGCTGTGACCGCCGATCCGAACGACACGCTGCCCGAGGCCGTGGTGAAAATGCAGGAATTGCATGTGAAACGCCTGCCCGTGCTGCACGACGGACGGCTGGTCGGCATCCTCACGGACGGTGAAATCCGCTCCCACCTGCCCCCCCTGAGCGAGGGCCTGACCCCTTGGGACTTCGCCGGGCGGGCCGGGCGCGTCCGGGTGCGGGACGCCATGCGCACCCCGGTTCATACGGCGCAGGACACGGAGCCCCTGGAACGTGCGATGACGACCATGTTCGACCGGCACGTGGGCGGTCTGCCCGTGCTGGACGACGACGGTCGCGTGGTTGGCATGCTGACCCTGACGGACGTGTTGCGGGCCGCGAACCGCGCCGCACGCCTGGAATGGGGCGCGGTGGAACAGCACATGACCACGGCCGTGGTGAGCGTGCCGGCCGACTCACCCGCGGCCGATGGGGCCGCCCGCCTGAAGATCAGTCGCCTGCGGGTGCTCCCCGCCCTGGAAGGCCGCACGCTGGTGGGCCTGCTGCACGAGACGGACGTGACGAGCGCCGTGGAACTCGCGCAGGCGGGGCACGGCCCGACCGTGATGGGCGCGCAGTTACTGCTGGAGGGCCGCACGGTACGCGACCTGATGCGGCCACCGACCGGATTCCTGCGCGAGGGCACGCCCATGCACGACGCCCTCACGCAGATGCTGGCGCTGGACGTCCACGGCCTGCCTGTCATCACCCTGGATGGAGACCTGCTGGGCGTCGTGACGATCAGCGACGTCCTCAGAACCGTGCTGGGCCGCGAGGCGCACTCGGCCTGA
- the lipB gene encoding lipoyl(octanoyl) transferase LipB — protein MSAPPSYVLRDLGTLPYRDAWALQRELHAQVVDGTTPPTLLLVEHPPVLTLGRKAREGTNIIVTRAYLEAQGIEVLEVERGGDVTYHGPGQLVAYAIFPVGRRVVDFLRLLEDATITALHTLGLDDARPNPGYAGVYVEPRAVNGHTYDQKIASFGVAVKRHVALHGLALNVTTNLAHFDLIVPCGLTDTQMTSVEREYDRRGATRTASMAEARTALADAFAATFEPYDWTLPQFAAVGS, from the coding sequence ATGTCCGCCCCCCCTTCCTACGTGCTGCGCGACCTGGGAACCCTGCCCTACCGCGACGCCTGGGCGCTGCAACGCGAGCTGCACGCCCAGGTCGTGGACGGCACGACGCCGCCCACGCTGTTGCTGGTCGAGCACCCGCCAGTGCTCACGCTGGGCCGCAAGGCGCGGGAAGGCACGAACATCATCGTCACGCGGGCCTACCTGGAGGCTCAGGGCATCGAGGTGCTGGAGGTTGAGCGCGGCGGGGACGTCACGTACCACGGCCCCGGCCAACTCGTCGCGTACGCGATCTTCCCGGTGGGCCGCCGGGTCGTGGACTTCCTGCGGCTGCTGGAGGACGCGACCATCACGGCCCTGCACACTTTGGGGCTGGACGACGCCCGCCCGAACCCCGGCTACGCGGGGGTCTACGTCGAGCCGCGTGCGGTGAACGGTCACACCTACGACCAGAAGATCGCGTCGTTCGGCGTGGCCGTGAAACGCCACGTGGCCCTTCACGGGCTGGCGCTGAACGTCACCACGAACCTCGCGCACTTCGACCTGATCGTGCCCTGCGGCCTGACCGACACGCAGATGACCTCAGTGGAGCGCGAGTACGACCGGCGTGGCGCAACCCGCACGGCGAGCATGGCCGAGGCCCGCACGGCCCTTGCCGACGCCTTTGCCGCCACCTTCGAACCCTACGACTGGACGCTGCCACAGTTCGCGGCAGTGGGGAGTTGA
- a CDS encoding GNAT family N-acetyltransferase, with protein MPTLVPPSETFKDSFLDAVREAQATGSGLGDTLGFNVAEIERNFPAFLINLNRFVPPAVPPEGFVNSEPLWLVEGDTYLGRVSLRHTLNRRLREFGGHIGYEIRPGERRRGYATLALRLALERARALGLSRVLVTCDLDNLGSRRVIETNGGELE; from the coding sequence ATGCCCACCCTCGTTCCCCCGAGCGAAACGTTCAAGGACAGCTTTCTGGACGCCGTGCGCGAGGCCCAGGCGACCGGCAGCGGCCTGGGTGACACCCTAGGCTTCAACGTCGCTGAGATCGAACGCAACTTTCCGGCCTTCCTGATCAACCTGAACCGCTTCGTGCCGCCCGCCGTCCCGCCGGAGGGCTTCGTGAATTCCGAACCGTTGTGGCTGGTCGAGGGCGACACCTATCTGGGCCGCGTCAGCCTCCGCCACACCCTGAACCGGAGGCTGCGCGAGTTCGGCGGGCACATCGGCTACGAGATCAGACCAGGTGAGCGCCGCAGGGGCTACGCCACCCTGGCCCTGCGGCTCGCGCTGGAGCGTGCCCGCGCCCTGGGACTGTCGCGCGTGCTCGTCACCTGCGACCTGGACAACCTCGGCTCGCGTCGGGTCATCGAGACGAACGGCGGCGAACTGGAGTGA
- a CDS encoding chloramphenicol phosphotransferase CPT family protein, translating into MTSSQPGALILINGASSAGKSTLAQALQGALPAPFLHFSLDFFLFGDRVLPRTPQGKLRDWTTIRPQVFQGFNRCLPALLTAGNNLVVDYIIETPQMWSEFRTLLAGYDVFLVGLDCPVAELERREHARGDRGMGDARRDALTVHTFTAYDLELSCQTPLANNVLRVIREWAGRSERAQRVFPAVPLL; encoded by the coding sequence ATGACGTCCAGCCAGCCCGGGGCCCTGATTCTGATCAACGGCGCGTCCAGCGCGGGGAAGTCCACGCTCGCGCAGGCGCTGCAAGGCGCCCTGCCCGCGCCCTTCCTGCACTTCAGCCTGGACTTCTTCCTGTTCGGAGATCGGGTGCTGCCCCGCACGCCACAGGGCAAGCTCCGCGACTGGACGACGATCCGCCCGCAGGTCTTCCAGGGCTTCAACCGCTGCCTGCCCGCGCTGCTCACCGCCGGGAACAACCTCGTCGTGGATTACATCATCGAGACGCCGCAGATGTGGAGCGAGTTCCGCACGCTGCTTGCGGGCTACGACGTGTTTCTGGTCGGCCTGGACTGCCCCGTGGCTGAACTCGAACGCCGGGAACACGCGCGTGGCGACCGGGGCATGGGCGACGCGCGTCGGGACGCCCTGACCGTACATACGTTTACCGCATACGACCTGGAACTTTCGTGTCAGACGCCGCTGGCGAACAACGTTCTACGGGTGATCCGAGAATGGGCAGGCAGGAGCGAGCGGGCGCAGCGGGTTTTTCCCGCTGTGCCCCTCCTCTGA
- a CDS encoding aldo/keto reductase: MTTLPSKLHQRPLGRTGMNVTEIGYGAWGIGADAWVGAKDDESLTALRRYVELGGNFIDTAMGYGSGHSETLVGQVAREHPGTLVATKVSPKNGEWPAADRTTAEAAFPGEYVIRMTEASLERLGLGTIDVQQFHVWNDSWLGQGDWQDAVAQLKQSGKIRAFGISINDHQPNNAVKAVEAGVVETVQVIYNVFDQAPQDRLLDACHANGVGVIVRVALDEGSLTGTITPDTTFPEGDWRNRYFGGDRKTELQGRLRAVETDLGIGTDRLAETSLRFVLSHPAVSTVIVGMRSVRNVERNVALADGKGLPAEQVQKLHAHRWDRNWYQPAQQ, from the coding sequence ATGACCACCCTACCTTCGAAGTTGCACCAGCGGCCACTTGGCCGCACCGGCATGAACGTCACGGAGATCGGCTACGGCGCCTGGGGCATCGGCGCGGACGCCTGGGTCGGCGCGAAGGACGACGAGAGCCTGACGGCCCTGCGCCGCTATGTCGAGCTGGGCGGCAATTTCATCGATACGGCCATGGGCTACGGCAGCGGCCACAGCGAGACACTGGTTGGGCAGGTCGCCCGCGAGCACCCCGGTACGCTGGTCGCCACGAAGGTCAGCCCCAAGAACGGAGAGTGGCCAGCCGCCGACAGAACGACCGCCGAGGCGGCTTTCCCCGGCGAGTACGTGATCCGCATGACCGAAGCCAGTCTGGAACGCCTGGGTCTGGGAACCATTGACGTGCAGCAGTTCCACGTGTGGAACGACTCCTGGCTCGGGCAGGGAGACTGGCAGGACGCCGTGGCGCAGCTCAAGCAGAGTGGCAAAATCCGGGCTTTCGGCATCAGCATCAACGACCACCAGCCGAACAACGCTGTGAAGGCCGTCGAGGCGGGCGTGGTCGAGACGGTTCAGGTCATCTACAATGTCTTCGACCAGGCCCCACAGGATCGTCTGCTGGATGCCTGCCATGCCAACGGGGTGGGCGTGATCGTGCGGGTGGCGCTCGACGAGGGCAGCCTGACCGGCACCATCACGCCCGACACGACCTTCCCGGAGGGCGACTGGCGCAACCGGTACTTCGGCGGGGATCGCAAGACCGAACTCCAGGGGCGCCTCCGGGCCGTCGAAACGGATCTGGGCATCGGCACGGATCGGCTGGCCGAAACCAGCCTGCGCTTCGTGCTCTCGCACCCGGCTGTCAGCACCGTGATTGTGGGCATGCGCTCCGTGCGCAATGTGGAACGCAACGTGGCCCTGGCTGACGGGAAGGGCCTTCCCGCCGAGCAGGTGCAGAAACTGCACGCCCACCGCTGGGATCGCAACTGGTACCAGCCCGCACAGCAATAG
- a CDS encoding deoxyguanosinetriphosphate triphosphohydrolase: MVTRAELEAREGATLAPYATLSQDTRGREYPEAESATRTAFQKDRDRVLHTTAFRRLEAKTQVFLNASGDHYRTRLTHTLEVQQVARSVALTLGLNETLAETIALAHDLGHPPFGHAGERVLNDLMEVHGGFDHNAQARRIVTLLEFRRPDVPGLNLTLDTLDGLNKHDRADLGRPSLEAQVVDAADALAYTAHDLDDGLRSGLITPDQLATLPLWQALTQRAELRSTTITDSERRSLHRELLGWLITDLSVTSDASIRASGITGAPDARAQPRNLITYSDSMRELLRDTATFLQQNLYRHWRVEMQVEQATRVLTTLFHALVGRPSMLPPLYQRWATERGTHRAVCDYIAGMTDRYALDIHASLTPPGSATPWPR, from the coding sequence ATGGTGACCCGCGCTGAACTCGAAGCCCGTGAGGGAGCGACCCTGGCCCCCTACGCGACCCTCAGCCAGGACACGCGTGGGCGGGAGTACCCGGAAGCCGAGAGTGCCACCCGCACCGCCTTCCAGAAAGACCGCGACCGGGTGCTGCACACCACCGCCTTCCGGCGCCTGGAAGCCAAGACGCAGGTGTTTCTGAACGCCAGCGGCGACCATTACCGCACCCGCCTGACCCACACCCTGGAAGTGCAGCAGGTCGCCCGCAGCGTCGCCCTCACGCTCGGGCTGAACGAGACCCTGGCCGAGACCATCGCCCTGGCCCACGACCTCGGCCACCCTCCGTTCGGCCACGCGGGTGAGCGCGTCCTGAACGACCTCATGGAGGTTCACGGCGGCTTCGACCACAACGCGCAGGCCCGCCGGATCGTCACGCTGCTCGAATTCCGCCGGCCCGACGTGCCCGGCCTGAACCTCACCCTCGACACCCTCGACGGCCTGAACAAACACGACCGCGCGGATCTCGGCCGCCCCAGCCTGGAAGCGCAGGTCGTGGATGCTGCCGACGCCCTCGCCTACACCGCCCACGACCTCGACGACGGCCTGCGCAGCGGCCTGATCACCCCGGATCAGCTCGCCACCCTGCCTCTGTGGCAGGCGCTCACCCAGCGGGCCGAGCTGCGATCCACCACCATCACGGACAGCGAACGCCGCTCCCTGCACCGCGAACTCCTCGGCTGGCTCATCACGGATCTCAGCGTCACCAGCGACGCCAGCATCCGGGCCAGCGGCATCACGGGCGCCCCCGACGCCCGCGCCCAGCCCCGCAACCTGATCACGTACAGCGACAGCATGCGCGAACTGCTGCGGGACACGGCCACGTTCCTGCAACAGAACCTCTACCGCCACTGGCGGGTCGAGATGCAGGTCGAGCAGGCCACCCGCGTCCTGACCACCCTGTTCCACGCCCTGGTCGGGCGGCCCAGCATGTTGCCGCCACTTTACCAGCGCTGGGCCACGGAACGCGGCACGCACCGGGCCGTCTGCGATTACATTGCCGGCATGACCGACCGGTACGCGCTGGACATCCACGCCAGCCTCACCCCACCCGGCAGCGCCACCCCCTGGCCCCGCTGA